A portion of the Oncorhynchus nerka isolate Pitt River linkage group LG27, Oner_Uvic_2.0, whole genome shotgun sequence genome contains these proteins:
- the LOC115111902 gene encoding proline dehydrogenase 1, mitochondrial-like isoform X1: protein MSYVKTIPALTRAGVDINVRRLNTLSNRRAQSTVASTQADQDVTNRESYSSRKSRNASSSPKISIDFELTQEAYKSKDNLELLRSLVVFKLCSYDLLVDKNKELMDISKFLLGKKAFEQFMKMTFYGQFVAGEDHKSIKSLIQKNRAFGVGSVLDYSVEEDLTQEDAVTKEMDSCVSATEKEGMSMDHREKQYKAHQQFGDRRGGVTGARTYFYSDEAKCDQHMETLLKCIKASGGSSVDGFSAIKMTALGRPQFLLQFSEVLVKWKRFFSFLAAQQGRDGMEALEQRLELQPLQEFMTTLGATGDFHGWFTGEKQGSGTIDRLDWNSLIDDRIKISDLLVVPNLETGQLEPLLNKFTEEEEKQMKRMLQRLDVLANHAEEHSVRLMVDAEQTYFQPAISTLTVEMQRIYNRGKPVIFNTYQCYLKEAYDIVTMDVELSRREGWFFGAKLVRGAYMYQERSRAEEIGYEDPINPDYETTNMMYHKCLDYILDEIALNRNANVMVASHNEDTVKHTLGRMNELGLTPMENKVYFGQLLGMCDQISFPLGQAGFPVYKYVPYGPVNEVIPYLSRRAQENRGFMKGSQRERELLWKELKRRLASGQVFYRPQPEPGL from the exons ATGTCTTATGTCAAAACTATACCAGCCCTTACTCGGGCAGGCGTGGATATAAACGTCAGAAGACTGAATACTCTTTCTAACCGAAGAGCACAGTCCACCGTCGCCTCAACTCAGGCAGACCAGGATGTCACCAACAGAGAGTCCTACTCTTCAAGGAAAAGCAGAAATGCTTCATCCTCTCCAAAGATCTCTATTGACTTTGAGCTGACACAGGAAGCATACAAGAGTAAAGACAATTTAGAACTGCTCAGAAGTTTGGTGGTTTTCAAACTGTGCTCCTATGACCTTTTGGTTGATAAGAACAAGGAG CTGATGGATATCAGTAAGTTCCTACTGGGGAAGAAGGCATTTGAGCAGTTTATGAAAATGACATTCTATGGCCAGTTTGTGGCGGGAGAGGACCACAAGTCCATCAAGTCTCTGATTCAAAAGAACAGGGCCTTCGGAGTGGGCTCTGTCCTGGACTACAGTGTAGAGGAGGACCTCACACAAGAGGATGCAGTGACTAAAGAGATGGA CTCATGTGTGTCTGCTACAGAGAAAGAAGGCATGA GCATGGACCACAGAGAAAAGCAGTATAAGGCTCACCAACAGTTTGGGGACCGTCGAGGGGGAGTGACCGGCGCCAGGACATACTTCTACTCTGATGAGGCCAAGTGTGACCAACACATGGAGACCCTCCTAAAGTGTATCAAAGCATCTG GTGGGAGCTCAGTGGATGGCTTCTCTGCCATCAAGATGACTGCACTGGGACGACCTCAGTTCCTG CTCCAGTTCTCGGAGGTGCTGGTGAAATGGAAGCGTTTCTTCAGCTTCCTGGCGGCACAGCAGGGGAGAGATGGCATGGAGGCTCTGGAGCAGAGGCTAGAGCTGCAGCCACTACAg GAGTTTATGACCACGCTGGGGGCCACAGGTGACTTCCATGGCTGGTTCACTGGAGAGAAACAAGGATCAGG AACCATTGACAGGCTGGACTGGAACAGCCTGATCGACGACAGAATAAAGATATCAGATCTGCTGGTTGTCCCAAATTTAGAG ACTGGTCAGCTGGAGCCCCTGCTCAATAAgttcacagaggaggaggagaaacagatgaAGAGGATGCTCCAGAGGCTGGACGTACTTGCCAAT CATGCAGAGGAGCACAGTGTTCGTCTGATGGTGGATGCAGAGCAGACCTACTTCCAGCCCGCCATCAGCACACTGACTGTGGAGATGCAGAGGATCTACAATAGAGGGAAACCTGTCATCTTCAACACCTACCAGTGCTACCTCAAG GAGGCCTATGATATCGTGACCATGGATGTTGAGTTGTCGAGGCGTGAGGGATGGTTTTTTGGGGCCAAGCTGGTGCGTGGGGCTTATATGTACCAGGAGAGGAGCAGAGCGGAGGAGATCGGATACGAGGACCCTATCAACCCTGACTATGAGACCACTAACATGATGTACCACAA GTGTCTAGACTACATCCTCGATGAGATTGCACTGAACAGAAATGCCAATGTCATGGTTGCTTCTCACAATGAGGACACAGTGAAGCACACCCTCGGGAG GATGAATGAGTTGGGCCTGACTCCCATGGAGAACAAGGTGTACTTTGGACAGCTGCTGGGCATGTGTGACCAAATCAGCTTCCCATTgg gccaGGCAGGTTTCCCGGTCTATAAATATGTTCCATACGGGCCGGTGAATGAGGTGATACCGTACTTATCCCGTCGTGCCCAGGAGAACAGGGGCTTCATGAAGGGTtcccagagggagagggagctgcTGTGGAAGGAGCTAAAACGCAGGCTGGCCTCGGGACAGGTCTTCTACAGACCTCAGCCTGAACCGGGTCTATGA
- the LOC115111902 gene encoding proline dehydrogenase 1, mitochondrial-like isoform X2: protein MSYVKTIPALTRAGVDINVRRLNTLSNRRAQSTVASTQADQDVTNRESYSSRKSRNASSSPKISIDFELTQEAYKSKDNLELLRSLVVFKLCSYDLLVDKNKELMDISKFLLGKKAFEQFMKMTFYGQFVAGEDHKSIKSLIQKNRAFGVGSVLDYSVEEDLTQEDAVTKEMDSCVSATEKEGMSMDHREKQYKAHQQFGDRRGGVTGARTYFYSDEAKCDQHMETLLKCIKASGGSSVDGFSAIKMTALGRPQFLLQFSEVLVKWKRFFSFLAAQQGRDGMEALEQRLELQPLQEFMTTLGATGDFHGWFTGEKQGSGTIDRLDWNSLIDDRIKISDLLVVPNLETGQLEPLLNKFTEEEEKQMKRMLQRLDVLANHAEEHSVRLMVDAEQTYFQPAISTLTVEMQRIYNRGKPVIFNTYQCYLKEAYDIVTMDVELSRREGWFFGAKLVRGAYMYQERSRAEEIGYEDPINPDYETTNMMYHKMNELGLTPMENKVYFGQLLGMCDQISFPLGQAGFPVYKYVPYGPVNEVIPYLSRRAQENRGFMKGSQRERELLWKELKRRLASGQVFYRPQPEPGL, encoded by the exons ATGTCTTATGTCAAAACTATACCAGCCCTTACTCGGGCAGGCGTGGATATAAACGTCAGAAGACTGAATACTCTTTCTAACCGAAGAGCACAGTCCACCGTCGCCTCAACTCAGGCAGACCAGGATGTCACCAACAGAGAGTCCTACTCTTCAAGGAAAAGCAGAAATGCTTCATCCTCTCCAAAGATCTCTATTGACTTTGAGCTGACACAGGAAGCATACAAGAGTAAAGACAATTTAGAACTGCTCAGAAGTTTGGTGGTTTTCAAACTGTGCTCCTATGACCTTTTGGTTGATAAGAACAAGGAG CTGATGGATATCAGTAAGTTCCTACTGGGGAAGAAGGCATTTGAGCAGTTTATGAAAATGACATTCTATGGCCAGTTTGTGGCGGGAGAGGACCACAAGTCCATCAAGTCTCTGATTCAAAAGAACAGGGCCTTCGGAGTGGGCTCTGTCCTGGACTACAGTGTAGAGGAGGACCTCACACAAGAGGATGCAGTGACTAAAGAGATGGA CTCATGTGTGTCTGCTACAGAGAAAGAAGGCATGA GCATGGACCACAGAGAAAAGCAGTATAAGGCTCACCAACAGTTTGGGGACCGTCGAGGGGGAGTGACCGGCGCCAGGACATACTTCTACTCTGATGAGGCCAAGTGTGACCAACACATGGAGACCCTCCTAAAGTGTATCAAAGCATCTG GTGGGAGCTCAGTGGATGGCTTCTCTGCCATCAAGATGACTGCACTGGGACGACCTCAGTTCCTG CTCCAGTTCTCGGAGGTGCTGGTGAAATGGAAGCGTTTCTTCAGCTTCCTGGCGGCACAGCAGGGGAGAGATGGCATGGAGGCTCTGGAGCAGAGGCTAGAGCTGCAGCCACTACAg GAGTTTATGACCACGCTGGGGGCCACAGGTGACTTCCATGGCTGGTTCACTGGAGAGAAACAAGGATCAGG AACCATTGACAGGCTGGACTGGAACAGCCTGATCGACGACAGAATAAAGATATCAGATCTGCTGGTTGTCCCAAATTTAGAG ACTGGTCAGCTGGAGCCCCTGCTCAATAAgttcacagaggaggaggagaaacagatgaAGAGGATGCTCCAGAGGCTGGACGTACTTGCCAAT CATGCAGAGGAGCACAGTGTTCGTCTGATGGTGGATGCAGAGCAGACCTACTTCCAGCCCGCCATCAGCACACTGACTGTGGAGATGCAGAGGATCTACAATAGAGGGAAACCTGTCATCTTCAACACCTACCAGTGCTACCTCAAG GAGGCCTATGATATCGTGACCATGGATGTTGAGTTGTCGAGGCGTGAGGGATGGTTTTTTGGGGCCAAGCTGGTGCGTGGGGCTTATATGTACCAGGAGAGGAGCAGAGCGGAGGAGATCGGATACGAGGACCCTATCAACCCTGACTATGAGACCACTAACATGATGTACCACAA GATGAATGAGTTGGGCCTGACTCCCATGGAGAACAAGGTGTACTTTGGACAGCTGCTGGGCATGTGTGACCAAATCAGCTTCCCATTgg gccaGGCAGGTTTCCCGGTCTATAAATATGTTCCATACGGGCCGGTGAATGAGGTGATACCGTACTTATCCCGTCGTGCCCAGGAGAACAGGGGCTTCATGAAGGGTtcccagagggagagggagctgcTGTGGAAGGAGCTAAAACGCAGGCTGGCCTCGGGACAGGTCTTCTACAGACCTCAGCCTGAACCGGGTCTATGA